The DNA segment ATGTTTTTGGCGGGGCGATCTTTCACCGAGCCGCCGGGATTGAAGCCCTCGAGCTTGGCGAAGATACGCACGCCGCGCGGAATCAAGCCCTCGGTGAGGCGCCTGATTTCGAGGATCGGCGTGTTGCCGACCAGATCGAGCACGCTTTGTGCGCGCGCGATCGGGGCGACTTCCACGCCTGCCCGCGTCGAGCCGCCGGATGGTCTAGCGTCCGCCGGCAATCGCGGGAACGATTGAGATGTCGTCGCCATCCTTGACCTTGGAATTCAGCGAATCGAGGAAGCGGACGTCGTCGCCGTTCAGGTAGATATTGACGAAGCGGCGGATGTCGCCTTTCTCGTCGAGCAGCCGCTCGCGCATCCCGGGATGCCGCCGTTCGAGATCCTCGATTACGGCCTTGATCGACGCGCCATCGGCGGGGACTTCATCGACACCTGCGGTGAACCTTCTAAGTGGGGTTGGAACCCTGACCCGTACTCCCATGGAATGAACAATGCCTCCGAGTTGAAATTCTAGATTTATGCGGTGTCAGTCATCCAAACAAGGCGCCCCTCGCGGCGAGCCGATCACGCGGCGCCCGCGGCGGCGCGCTTGCCGTTGGTGAGGCGCTCGAACAACGCGTCGAAATCCTTGAGGCGAGCGTCGATTATCGAGGGCTGCTCGATCGCGCTCACAACCGCCTCGAGCGTCTTGTAGCCGTTGCCGGTAATCGAGACGACTACTGTTTCGTCGGGCTTGATGCGTCCCTGGTTCAGCAGCTTCAGGGTGACCGC comes from the Candidatus Binatus sp. genome and includes:
- a CDS encoding ubiquitin-like small modifier protein 1, with amino-acid sequence MGVRVRVPTPLRRFTAGVDEVPADGASIKAVIEDLERRHPGMRERLLDEKGDIRRFVNIYLNGDDVRFLDSLNSKVKDGDDISIVPAIAGGR